GATTCGGTATGAGGTATATAGTCACCGGAGCGGGAGGATTTATCGGAAGCTCTTTGTGCGAGCAGCTTCGCCGGGAAGGCCATGAGGTGGTACGGATTTTCCGCAGCCTGCCGGAGCATGCAGCCGATTCGGCGGGAGCCTATGAGGATATTGCGGCGGATGTGCTCTCGGACAGCTTTCCGGGACTCCGCATTTGCGGGGATGCCGTGATTCATTTGGCAGCCGCCAACGATATCGTTTCCAAAGATGGCCGGGAAGGCATAAAGCTCTCTTTGATCGGGACCAAAAATGTGCTGGATTTTGCCGTAAACAACGGAATACCGCAAATGATTTTCTTTTCGACCATACAGGTGCTCGGATCGGAACTGCAAGGGTTGATCACGGAGACATCGGCTGTCCGCCCCGAGAATGATTACGCCGCCAATCATGCGGTGGCTGAACTGTATACGGAAATGTACGCAAGAAAAGGGCTGCTGCGGGCCGTCAGCATCAGGCCGACGAATGTGTACGGCCACTTTGCGTCTCCGACCATAAACCGCTGGAGTCTGGTTCCGGCCTGCTTTTGCCGGGAAGCGTTCTTCAACAAGACCATTACGATTCGCTCTTCGGGAAAACAAAGAAGAAATTTTATCAGTGTTGAAAGTGTGGCCAAGGCGACAAGCACCGTGCTGGCGAACTTCCCGGCTTCCTACGATACGCTGAATCTCGGCTCCCCATTCCATATGACCATTCTGGAAGCTGCGCAATGCGTGAAGCAGGTTCATGATGAAATGTATCCCGAGCCGGTAGAGCTGCTCGTTCAAGGGGAGGAGCCGCAGCAGGAGAACCGGTTTGAAATATCCCTGCGGAAAATGGAAGACCGGTACGGATTCAAGGAACACCTGGGAGCCGAGGATTTCCGAAAGGAGATCCGCCTCATCTTCCTCAGCCTGGACCGATTGGCTCACTGAGCATAAAAGGTCCGGGCCCCCCATATGTGAATCATTTTAAAATGCAAAGAGGAATTAAGAAGCCGGTAAGTCTTTCCGTTATTGGAAGACTTGCCGGCTTCTGTTGTTCTATTCGTCAACTCCCTTATCGATCCAGGTTAGGAAACGGTGCAATCGCTCTAACAGGAAGGGACGAGGCCAGGTTGGATGTGATTTTAGTTGAGCGTAATTGCAAAACAGCTAAAATGCAGCTTTTTTCGATCATAAACGTTTATTCACAGAGAAAACCTACGATTTTACAGGAATTTGAGGCTGTTCTGACTGAATTTGCGGCTGAACGGTAACAAACCTGCATTTTGCAGGCATGTTATACAACAGGTGTTCTCAGGCGAACAAAAGATGCACAATTTCAGGTTTTCTGCATTATTGCTTCATCATCCCCCTCTGGATGGAAATATTTTACTCCCGATAACGTTAATGAAGTTCTGCCGTAATATGTCTTTCTCTAGATATACAGAGCGGCTCGCCCCGTATCCCTACCTTAATCCCCATCTCAAATAAGGGCATCCCGGCAGCCATTTCCATGGCTTGCGGGACACCCCAATCTCTCTCGAATCAGCCCTTTACCTGCTCAAACACCCTAATCTGTGCGCGGCAGAGCTCAAGCATGTCTTCCCCATTCAAATAAGCTTTATACCAGGAAGCGGTCTGAGCCAGGGCGATATCCAGATTCCATCTGGGCCGCCAGCCCAGCCGAGCCTTTGCCTTGGAGCAGTCGAGCTTCAGCGCGGCGGCTTCATGGAGCTTACCATCAGGTACAACCTCATAAGCTGCTCCCTCTCCCCATAAACGGCAAAAACGGCTGACCACCGATTCTACGCTCTGCGCATCCTGCTCCTCCGGTCCGAAATTCCAGGCTTCCGCATATTGCACTCCGTCTTCATACAACCGCTGAGCCAGCAGGAGATAACCGCCAAGCGGCTCCAATACATGCTGCCAGGGGCGTACCGAACGCGGACTTCGAATGACCAAGGGAACTTGATTGCGAATGGCTCGGAAGCTGTCCGGGATAAGCCGTTCACCGGCCCAATCTCCGCCCCCGATTACATTGCCGGCTCTTGCGGACGCGATGGCCACTCCATGCTCCTCATACCGACCGGGGTTAAAAAAGGAATCCCGATACGAAGCGGTGACGAGTTCGGAGCAGGCTTTGCTGTTGGAATAAGGATCAAAGCCGCCAAGTTCTTCATTTTCCCTGTATCCCCAATACCATTCCTTGTTGCTGTAGCATTTATCTGTCGTAACGTTAACAACCGCCTTAATCCTTCCACCTTGGGAGTTGTTCTGGCGTACCGCTTCTAGCACATGTACCGTTCCCAGTACATTAACCGCATACGTATCCACCGGCCGCTGATAGGACTCCCTGACAAGCGGCTGTGCGGCGAGATGAAGCACGATATCGGGATCGGCATTCCGCATTGCTGTCTGAAGGCGGGCGGCATCCCGGACATCTCCCGTGATTGAAGTCAGAAGCTGACTGGCCTTGCTGCATTCGTACAGGCTGGGATCAGTCGGAGGCGCATCGGAGTAGCCGGTGACTTCCGCTCCGAGCTGATGCAGCCAAATGGACAGCCATGAACCCTTAAAGCCCGTGTGGCCGGTAAGAAACACCTTTTTACCCTTCCAGAAGTTTACTTTTTCCACGGAGCATTCCCCGATTTCCATAATTGGTCCAAATAATTCTTATCTCGTAGCGTATCCATCGGATGCCAAAAGTCTTCGAATGGATAACCCATTAAGTGGCCTTCACTGGCAAGACGCTCCAGCGGCTCCTGCTCAAATACCGTTCGGTCTCCCTCGATATATTGAAATACTTGCGGCTCGAGCACAAAAAAGCCCGCATTAATCCAAGAGTTGTCGCCTTTGGGCTTCTCCCGGAAAGCCTCAACCCGCTGTTGGTCATTAAGCTGCATCGAACCGAATCTTCCCGGAGGCTGGGTTACAGTTACCGTGGCAAGTTTGCCATGGCTGCGGTGGAATTTCAGCAGGGCGTTAAGATCAATCGAAGAGAGTCCGTCACCGTAGGTCATCATAAACGTTTCGTCTCCGATGAACTCGGCAATCCTTTTTAGTCTCCCGCCGGTCAGCGTTTCCAGCCCCGTATCCACCAGAGTGACCTTCCAGGGCTCCGCCTTCTGCTGATGGATCAACATTTCATTGTGATTGGTGTAATCGAACGTGACATCGGAATTATAGAGATAATAGTTGGAGAAATATTCTTTGATTACATTGCCTTTATAGCCCAGACAAATTACAAAGTCGTTAAATCCATAATGGGAATACAATTTCATGATGTGCCACAGAATGGGTTTTTCTCCAATTTCGATCATCGGCTTCGGCTTCAGGTGCGATTCTTCACTGATGCGCGTACCGTAGCCGCCTGCCAGAATTACTGCTTTCATCAGGATATCCCCTTTCAGGATTCACTTAAAATTATCGTTGAATTTCGCTGTTCAACACATCCATCCATTCGATTTGATCATGGTTCTCCCTCCACATCTCCTCCACTTACAATAGATTCCTGCGGAAGGATTATAGCTATGGACAATTGAACCGGGGAATCCGCATATTTTGGCCAGGTTGGGCAGAAGGATTATTCAGATTATAGGCGGACTCCGTATGCAGTTGCGAAACGGAATTCATATGATGTCTTAGTCCATATACAACGCTTAGTTAGGAGGGTTCTCCATGAGAATTCTGCAAGTTGCGCCAAATCATGAAACAGTCCCTCCCCTCAGAGATGGAGGAACGGAACGCATAATCTATGAACTTTCCCAAGAGTTGGCCCGGAGGGGACATGAAGTCATTCTCTTTGCTCCATCCGGAAGCCATATTTGGGGAACCGTAATCAACTACCCGTTTTACGGAGATGATGCCATCGGCTCTTATATAAGAGAAAATCTGCCGCAAGACATCGACATTATCCATGACCATACCTTTGATTCTGCGATTAGCCGTGTTGGAGTCAATGTTCCGTTAGTGCATACCATTCATCTGCCTGTCTACAACCCCGTTTATTTTCCAATCTATGTAAGCCGAAACGCCAGGGAATCGATAGGCGGCGGATACGGATTTGATGTGCACAACGGTATTGTTCCTGAAGAGTATGAGTTCAGCTATGACAAAGATGATTATCTGCTCTTTATGGGCAGAGTGGTCCGGGAAAAAGGAATTCTCGAAGCGATGGATCTTGCGGAAATGACCGGACAGCGGCTCATCATAGCAGGACCGATCCATGATGAAGAACTGTTTTACCAGGAGATTTCTCCCCGATTGAACTGCAATCCCCTGCTCCAATATGTCGGCCCGGTCGGCGGAAGAATTCGCCAGGATTTGTTAAAGCACGCCAAATGCCTTCTCTTTCCCATTCAGTGGGCGGAACCGTTCGGGCTTGTACTGATTGAGGCGATGGCCTGCGGGACTCCAGTACTTGCGCTCTCGAAGGGCGCCGTTCCGGAAATACTGGAGCCCTTCCCCGAGATGATGTGTGACTCAATCGAACAAATGGCAGAAAAACTTTATTATTATCAAGCCCCCTATCACCCCGATCAATTAAGATACCATGTCGAGGTAAGTTTTTCGGTATCCAAAATGGTCGACAGCTATCTCTATCTGTATCAATTAGCCATCTCAGAGTAATGGTGAAAATAGGAGGAATTGTTCATGTATGAAGGAAGTACACTGCATTTTGATGGCAGCGAATGGATTAAGTTTCAGAGAACCTGCGAAATCAGCAATACCTTTACTTATGAATTCTGGGTAAAAGCGGAAGAGGAACAAATTCTGGATGAAGAACGGAATACAGGGACGGACGGCATAGGCGGAAGAAAGTTTTTGGTGGGACCGGATTTCCACCCGGTGGGAGCTGCGGGCTGCGGAATCTCCGTGGGTACGAACGGAATCTCGGTGTTCGAACATTGCGTAAATCATCTTCCCGCAAGGCTCGTCTTTGCGCATGATTTCTCGGAATGGCAGCACGTTGCCGTCGTTTGCGACAACAAGAAGCTGCGGCTGTATATTAACGGAATCGGATTAAAGGGAGAAAGCAAGGCCACCAATGTCGAACGGATTATTCCCTCTCTCGGCCTCGGAGGACATATGTACGGCACTTTTAAGGGTCAGGTCAGGGAGTTTCGCTTATGGTCGACGGCCCGGAGCGAGAAAGAGATTCGAGCTTGCATGTTCTCGAAGCTGGACGGAGAAGAGGCCGGCCTCTATTTCTACCGCGATCCGAGCAGAGGCATTTCGGTTATCAGCGGGATCAAAAGAACCTTTGCAGCCAGCGTAATTATGCCTTCCTATAACCGCTGCCCTTTGAACTACTTCTCCCTGCTGAGTCTGGAGCGGCAGCAATTCCCGCTTCAGCAGCTGGAGGTTATTTTTCTGGATGATGGCTCTACCGATCAAACGCCTGTCGTTTATTACTCGGTGTATCCGGAATACTCGTTCATTTATGTGCAGCAGCTTAAGAGCAGAGGAAGATCCAAAATCCGCAACATCGGCACCAGCATTGCCGTTGGCCATACCCTGCTCTTTGTGGATGCCGAGATGATATGCGGGCCCGACTTTGTGATGAACCATGTCAACCACCATCAAAGCGGAGAAAACAAGGTTGTATCCGGGGCCATGCGTTCAAGACTCCTGTATACGATGACCGGTCCCGGTTATTCTTCCGGACAGAAGGCGGCAATAAGCTCATTGTATGCCGCTCACCCGATCGCCGCGCCGATCGTAGAGCGGCTGATACAGGGAGACGAGACGCCGGTGCAGCTGCTCCCCTTTGAAATGATGTTTGATCCCGGGCACCTTAACCAGTGGAGCAATCAGAATGAATTCTTTGAGAACATCCTGCAAACCTATGGCAGCAGATTTAAACTATTTCAATACGCCTGGATAAATCTGATCACGAATAATGTCTCGATGACCAAACGTTTCTATGATGAGCTAGGCGGATTCGACGAATATTTAGAGGGATTCGGTTGGGAGGACTGGGAGCTCGGATACCGCGCTGCCCGAAATGGAGCGATATTTATCCATGATGACGCGTTGGTTAACTACCACCAGGAGCATCCGGTTTCTTCAAATAACCACATCGATGCCCGCTGGAATTTCATTAAACTTTGTGAAAAGTATCCTCATGAGATAGAGATCAAATTATTCGTTCTAACCATGGTGCCAGATTTTGTGACCCTGCCTGGCCTTAACGATTATTTGTTGGATTACAACAATATCCGGGCGATATACAAGAACCGGTTCCAGTCTTTGCATCATTACCTGAACCAGACGTTTGACCTGATGATCGCAAGCCTTCGGTACAATAATTCAGTCGCGCTGCCCCTTGCCCGCCCGGCATCCTGGTATGAAGAAGAGAAAGCGGTCAACGAAGATATCGCCGCGGTCAAAGAGCTGGGCGTATTTCCAAAGCTGGTAGAGCTGTATGAGCGAGTATCCAAATACTATTATTGACCCGGTTCTTTTACATGGTGCATATCAGATGTCGGTGAAAAAAAGCCGTGACGCACAGCCGTCACGGCTTTTGGAGTTGTACGCGTCAATTATAATTGACGCGCCGGAAGCTAAGTCCAGTCAGCTTCCGGACTACCCAGACGAGCATCGTGACGGCCATCATGTCGAAGCAGACATTGAACAGAAACAAATGCTTCCCGATATCCGCGCGGCCATCGCCGAGGATCGGCACGAGGAACGCAAAGATGCCAAGTAGTCCGAGCAGCATCATCAGCTCGCAAGCCACCCGCTGCCGCCGGTCCGCGCTTCGCAGGTACTCATACAACGCCCCGGCGTAGTAAACAGCGTAGAACAAGGCAAGGAATCCCAGACTATGCGGCAGCACATTACTTTTAAGCTGGCTCCATGCACTGTAGGTATAGGCGAGAGCGCCCGGCGGCTTATTGTCCGCTTTCTCGAAATTCCCGAGATACGAAGGGCGAATCGTCATACTGTTCGCTGCCGCGTAACGCATGTTATTCAGCAGACGGCCGGGATGCTTCAGATAGAACAGCAGCACATCCTTGTGGGAAATCCGGCTGTAAAAATCGGGGACGAGCGAAGGGTCATCCTGTTTAATCGCCGTGCCGCTCTCGAAATAGTTAGTGCCCGCCAGCACCTCCAATCTTTCAGGCAGCCCCAGCTCCTTAAGGTCCCCTTTCACATCCGGCGAACCGTTCAGAATACCGTAAAATACCGTCTGATACAGGTTGATATGCTTCAAATCCTTGGGAGCGGCGGCGTACATGATGACGGAAATAAGAAAGATTGCGATAGAGAAGCGTATCGCCGCTTTGCGGAAGCCCGTAGCCCCCTGTAGCGACGCGAACCGCAGAAAGATCAACGCGAAGGCGACGCCGGTGGGCGCATTCTGGATTTTGGAGCAGGTCAGGAAGAAGATTGCCACAAAGAAGAGCCACAAGTCCTTGACCTCCCGATTCTCCTTGAAAGCAAGCCTGAGTCCCAGCGCGAAAGTCAGCAGCATGAATACGAGCGAGACCGGCTCACCGAACAGCGAATTGAAATACGCGAGATAGCCGATATCGTAAAAGACGAACAGCAGCGCTCCCGCCAGCAGCAGCCCCGTGATATAAGAGCCGCGGGCGTTATGTTTGACCAGCAGCCAGGTCGCCGCGAGCAGCAGAATACCATACACCGCAGCCAGCAGCCGGATGTCGAACCAGCTTCCATGGAACAGGCCGCCAAGCAGCCTCGGCACCAGCACGAGGAAAATCTGCGATGAGGGGTAGAACCCCCTGAACAGATTCTCGTACGCAAACCGGGAATGGCTGTAGCTGAAAAAGCGGTCTTGATAAGTTTCCGATGCGTTGTAATAATTCAATCCGATCGTGTTCATCATTCGCAGAAAGTCGCCGTTGTCGGCCACTCCAATAAATGGCCCGAGGAACAGCAGGCCGAGCAGCAGGCCGAAGCCCGCCGCCGTCGCCAGAACATGCGGTTTAAACCATCGTTTCATTATAATTTCTCTCCCAGCTTCTTCTTCATCGTTCAGCCTCTTTGCCGGACTGCTAACGTTTCGGCAGCAGCTTCACATATTCGTCGGACAGACTCATCCATTGCAAAATATACTTGTAGTCTTGTTCATACTTGGCAAAATCGGCGACCGGCCGGAGCGTCTTCAGCGAAACGGCCTCGCCGTCCTGAAAGCTCTTGCCCGGAACGAACATTATATCGTCGTTGAAAAAAGAACCTGACGGCAAATAGTACCTCATCCCAAGCACATTGCGGCGGATATTCAGCAGGTCGTGTCCGAACGGCGTAACCCCTTCCCTTTTCAGCGATATGCCCAGCAGATTGGCCAGGGTCGGCATAATATCAAGCTGCCCCCCCGTCCGTTCGACCGTCTTCCCCCGCTCCGAGCCGGGCATGTGAATAATAAGCGGAATATTGAACCGGCTGATCCGGGAATCGTATTTGACTCCAAGCGCGCCTTCCACCTGCTCCGGCGGGACGTCCTGCGGCTGAAGGCCGAAATGGTCGCCGTAGAACACCAGCAGCGTGCTGTCCCACAGTCCGTTTTGCTTCAATCCGTCAATCAGCGTGCCGATGGCATAATCGGTATAGTTAATCGCGGTCAGATAATCGCCGAGCATCGTTCCCTTGAGATTATCCGGTACGGTTATCTTCTTGAACGCATCCGGAACCTGAAAAGGGTGATGGCTTGAGGCAGTGACGAACTGGGCGTAAAAAGGCGTCCCTTTCCTCTTCAGCTCGGCCAGCTTCTGCACTCCCGTAATGTACAATTGTTCATCCGAAGCGCCGAAAGCGTTGAAAAGATCATTCTTATAATACGGCTTGTCATAATAACCGTTGAATCCTATGGCCGCATAAAGCTCCTTCCGGTTCCAGAAGCCCACCTTGTTGACATGGAAGGTATAGGATTCGTATCCTTTGTTCTCCAGCACGCGTGGAAGGCTAGGCAGCGTCCGGTCCCCGAAACCTGTGGACATGGCCAGCGTTCCGATGGGATAGATGGACGTATTGCTCATAAATTCGGCATCCGATGTGTTGCCCGGACCAATCTGCTGAAAGATATGGGGAAAATAAAGCCCTTCATCCGCCAGCTTATTCAGATTCGGCGTAAGCTCCTGCCCATTCAGCGACTGATGCAGCGGGAAGTTCTGAAAAGCCTCCATCTGCACGACAATGACATTCTTGCCCTTCATGGAACCATAGTAGTCGGCGGAAGGCGTGCCGGACGGCGCTCCTCCATAGTTGTAGGAGGCCTCAAGCGCGCCAACCTTGGCGATCGTATCCTTGATATTGCCGGTGCCGACCAGTTCGCTGTTCTGCCGCTCCCGGATGGCGGCGACGACTTCGTAATTCAGGAAGCCCGCACTTTCCGCCTGCACCAGTTCGTTCGTGATTCCCGCCGAAGCATGAATCGTATAGGCGGACAACGAAGCGCCTCCGATTATGGAGACCAGAAGCACGACCAAATACACGCCTCGATGTTTCGGCGGAGCGTAGGCCGAGCGCATGTCTCTCGGGGCCGGCTTCCATCTGCGGAACAAGCGGTAAATCACGTACACCGCAATGTCCGCAAAGAACAAATAATCGACAAGCTGAATCGTCGACTTGACACTGTCCCTGATCTCAAATACCTGGTTCAGCTCATACAGAGCCAGATAAGTCGGCACCGAGCCGAAATGATTGAAATATACGCTTGCGGCGAACAGCAGCAGCGACAGCAAGCCGTTGAAAATCCAGAATGCGGCGTTCTTCGCCATGGAAGGCACCACCACGGCCAAGATTCCCATCAGCAGCAGCACCGGCGCGGCATCGGCCAGGACCCACTCCCAAGCGATCCGGTCGAAGAACAGCATCCGCAGCAGCAGCAGCTTCAGCACGAGCAGCGCGGACACGGTATAGAACCGGCCGGCAGCCCCTTTATTTTTTTCGTTCATGCTTACCCCTCTTATTTGTAAAATTCGTTTAATACCCATTATAGTCAAAATATAGCGAACCTCAAAGGCGGTTCGTATATCCGCTTGGATTTGACGCATTGCGCAGCCAAACGTTTAAAATTAAACATGGGGTGAGAAGATGAGCGAGAAAACATTTGTGCTGGCGCCGGATTCCTTTAAAGAGAGTATGACGGCCAAAGAAGTATGTATCGCAATGGAAAAAGGGCTGCGGAAGGTCTATCCGGCGGCTAATTATATTCATGTCCCGATGGCGGATGGCGGTGAAGGAACGGTACAGTCGCTTGTGGATGCCTCGGGCGGACAAATCCATTATGTAGAAGTTACGGGACCGCTCGGACAGCCGGTCACAGCCAAGTATGGCATTCTAGGCGACGGGACAACCGCGGCAATTGAGATGGCGTCCGCAAGCGGAATTCATCTGGTGACCAAGGAAACCAAAAATCCTTTGACCACAACAACTTATGGAACGGGCGAGCTGATTCGAGAATGTCTGGATCAAGGAATCCGGAAAATTATCATCGGCATCGGGGGAAGCGCGACGAACGACGGCGGCACAGGCATGGCTGAAGCGCTTGGAGCCAAATTTCTGGACGAGAAAGGGAATCTTCTTCCCCGAGGGGGAGGCGATCTGGACAGGCTGGCAAGCATTGATATTTCTTCGCCTGATGAACGGCTTCGCCATACGGAGCTGATTGTGGCCTGCGATGTTACGAATCCGCTCTGCGGGGAACATGGCGCCTCTTATGTGTTTGGCCCGCAAAAAGGAGCCACGCCCGAGATGGTGCGCAGGCTTGATGCCAACCTTGCCCATTATGCAGAGGTCGTGAAACAGCAGCTCCATAAAGATGTGCGGGATATCCCGGGAGCTGGCGCGGCCGGCGGTTTGGGCGCGGGCCTGCTGATTTTTACACAGGCGGAGCTGCGGAAAGGCATCGAGATTGTCATCGAGTATACCGGTTTAAGACAAAAGCTGGCTGATGCGGATCTTGTGTTCACAGGGGAAGGCGGCATTGATTTTCAGACCAAGTTCGGCAAAACCCCTTATGGGGTAGCCCGGACAGCCAAAGAAAGCGGCAAGAAGGTGATTGCCATTGCCGGATATGTTGGAGAAGGAATCGATACCCTGTATGCGGAAGGCATTGATGCGGTATTCGGTATCGTTCCGGGCGCATCCGGCCTGGAGAAGCTGCTGGCGGAGGGTTCGCAAAACGTCGAACGAACCTGCGAGAATATCGCCAGGGTACTTAAATTAAACGATTAACAGAAACGTCAAAGGAGCGGAATACTCATGGAAAATAGGAAAGCGCCTGCCGTTACCCCGATCAAGGTGATCGTTACTGGCGCCACGGGCATGGTCGGGGAAGGCGTCCTGCATGAATGCCTGCTGCATCCCGAGGTGGAAGAGGGTGCTTGCGGTCAACCGCAGACCCTCCGGCATGTCCCATCCCAAGCTGAAGGAAATCATCCATACCGATTGGTTCGACTTTACGCCCATTCAGGAACGGCTTGCGGGCTATGACGCCTGTTTCTTTTGCCTGGGTGTGTCTTCTGTCGGAAAAAGCGAGGCAGAATACACTCGGCTTACCTACGACTTGACGCTTCATGCGGCGGAGCTGCTCGCCGGATTGAATCCGGGAATGGTGTTCTGCTACGTTTCGGGGGAAGGCACTGACAGCTCCGAACGGGGCCGGAGCATGTGGGCCCGGGTGAAGGGCAAGACCGAGAACCAACTGCTGAGCCTGCCCTTCAAATCGGCCTACATGTATCGCCCGGGCTATATTCATCCGACCAAAGGCTTGAAGAACACCCATCGCTATTACTACGCTTTAACTTGGCTATACCCGGCGCTGCGTGTCCTCCTCCCCGGCCATGTTGTCACATTAAAGGAGCTGGGGCAGGCGATGATCCGGTCCGCCGTCCACGGCGCGGACAGTTCCATCCTGAACAGCCGGGAGATTGCGGCTTTGGCGAAGCGGCGGTGAGCGGGGGACTTGCGTCTAAGGCTAGTTAACCCGTTAATACGGTATGCGGACGGATGCAGCTACTGGCCTTTGGGTAGCCGCGAAATATTATTTTAGAGTATCAACCAAAAAACTCCATATCTCTCCTGAGATGTTGTAGGAAATCGTGATAGCCGGAACTCCCGGCTTGGTAAATGTGGCGATACCGGGAGCTTTCGGATTTTTCTTGAATTGATAATCCTCAAGCGCAAGATTTAAGTCGTAGGCCGAAGCCAGAGTTTCTACCTCCAACCGCAGCTTCTGCTCACTTACAGCCAGCAGTTGTTTGTCCCGCTCGGCCTGTACC
This region of Paenibacillus sp. URB8-2 genomic DNA includes:
- a CDS encoding epimerase, which translates into the protein MNACCIPRWKRVLAVNRRPSGMSHPKLKEIIHTDWFDFTPIQERLAGYDACFFCLGVSSVGKSEAEYTRLTYDLTLHAAELLAGLNPGMVFCYVSGEGTDSSERGRSMWARVKGKTENQLLSLPFKSAYMYRPGYIHPTKGLKNTHRYYYALTWLYPALRVLLPGHVVTLKELGQAMIRSAVHGADSSILNSREIAALAKRR